A window of the Agrococcus jejuensis genome harbors these coding sequences:
- a CDS encoding FHA domain-containing protein, translated as MRTAYVSGDAWCIVHGGLLVVLDRGLDAPTATAIHAVMTPAGLRDEPLALAVLEPVVDGWLLWRRRGVPAVADVPLPERGGEAWGSDLLPVGATVAFGAVGALDEAMPLEGGVVRASAVRVELVDASADDAEVVGAIVPLHAVAPVEDAPEAPSAQAPVAEEAPAVEPEPVAEVAPEPEPEPTPEPELAPEPAPASTPAPAPEPIVGLIDSVPGFIRPATVVEVPDELPMGDHDGMTITGDAARALAAAAREQQPQAAAPVLGPATGPVVLSTLCAEGHVNPPGATSCACGAPIATGSADQRSRPEFAELVLPNGERVPLGRGVVLGRRPRSRRIEDGRVPRLVTVHSPSEDISRSHLEVRCEDWNVLAIDLESTNGTVLLREGAAPMRLRADAPQLVAFGDRLDLGDGVIVRVERARTAGAS; from the coding sequence ATGCGCACGGCCTACGTCTCCGGCGACGCGTGGTGCATCGTGCACGGCGGCCTGCTCGTCGTGCTCGATCGCGGCCTCGACGCCCCCACGGCGACCGCGATCCACGCCGTGATGACGCCGGCGGGCCTGCGCGACGAGCCGCTGGCGCTCGCGGTGCTCGAGCCCGTCGTCGACGGCTGGTTGCTGTGGCGCAGGCGCGGCGTCCCCGCCGTCGCCGACGTGCCGCTGCCCGAGCGCGGCGGCGAGGCGTGGGGCAGCGACCTGCTGCCCGTGGGCGCGACGGTCGCGTTCGGCGCCGTCGGCGCGCTCGACGAGGCCATGCCGCTCGAGGGCGGCGTCGTGCGCGCGAGCGCCGTGCGCGTGGAGCTCGTGGATGCGTCGGCCGACGACGCCGAGGTCGTGGGCGCCATCGTGCCGCTGCACGCGGTCGCGCCGGTCGAGGATGCGCCCGAGGCGCCGAGCGCGCAGGCGCCGGTCGCCGAGGAGGCGCCTGCGGTGGAGCCCGAGCCGGTGGCGGAGGTCGCTCCCGAGCCGGAGCCCGAGCCGACCCCGGAGCCCGAGCTCGCACCCGAGCCCGCCCCCGCATCCACCCCGGCACCCGCTCCCGAGCCCATCGTCGGCCTCATCGACTCCGTGCCCGGCTTCATCCGTCCCGCGACCGTCGTCGAGGTGCCCGACGAGCTGCCGATGGGCGACCACGACGGCATGACGATCACGGGCGACGCTGCGCGCGCGCTCGCCGCCGCGGCTCGCGAGCAGCAGCCGCAGGCCGCCGCTCCGGTGCTCGGCCCCGCCACGGGCCCCGTCGTGCTCTCGACGCTGTGCGCCGAGGGCCACGTGAACCCGCCGGGCGCGACGAGCTGCGCGTGCGGCGCCCCGATCGCGACGGGCTCTGCCGACCAGCGCTCGCGCCCCGAGTTCGCCGAGCTCGTGCTGCCCAACGGCGAGCGCGTGCCGCTCGGCCGCGGCGTCGTGCTCGGCAGGCGACCGCGCAGCCGCCGCATCGAGGACGGCCGCGTGCCGCGACTCGTGACGGTGCACTCGCCGAGCGAGGACATCTCGCGCAGCCACCTCGAGGTGCGCTGCGAGGACTGGAACGTGCTCGCGATCGACCTCGAGTCGACGAACGGCACCGTGCTGCTGCGCGAGGGCGCGGCACCGATGCGGCTGCGCGCCGACGCGCCGCAGCTCGTCGCGTTCGGCGACCGCCTCGACCTCGGCGACGGCGTGATCGTGCGCGTCGAGCGCGCCAGGACGGCGGGTGCGTCGTGA
- a CDS encoding PP2C family protein-serine/threonine phosphatase, producing MAELHVGEYRFEHAAIQLRWAAATHEGARAMNEDSVFASFPVFLVADGMGGQASGDVASALAVESFRTLKGRALATVEGVEQSVERAFRAVRHEAAWHGAAGGTTLSGAVAVDVGGAAHWYVLNVGDSRTYLLDRGELQQVSVDHSVVQELVDAGAVERDAARTHPQRHVITRAIGAGEEHAPDSWLLPAERGQRLLVCSDGLSSELDDHEIAGLLRATPSPADAAASLVARALHAGGRDNVTVVVVDVDEVTGDWELEDTHRGGLDEDTRPTGGRR from the coding sequence GTGGCTGAGCTGCACGTCGGCGAGTACCGCTTCGAGCACGCAGCCATCCAGCTGCGCTGGGCGGCGGCGACGCACGAGGGCGCACGGGCCATGAACGAGGACTCGGTCTTCGCGTCGTTCCCCGTCTTCCTCGTCGCCGACGGCATGGGCGGCCAGGCGTCGGGCGACGTGGCGAGCGCGCTCGCGGTCGAGTCGTTCCGCACGCTCAAGGGCCGCGCGCTCGCGACGGTCGAGGGCGTCGAGCAGAGCGTCGAGCGCGCCTTCCGCGCCGTGCGGCACGAGGCGGCATGGCACGGCGCCGCGGGCGGCACGACGCTCTCGGGCGCCGTCGCGGTCGACGTCGGCGGCGCCGCCCACTGGTACGTGCTCAACGTCGGCGACTCGCGCACGTACCTGCTCGACCGCGGCGAGCTGCAGCAGGTGAGCGTCGACCACTCGGTCGTGCAGGAGCTCGTGGATGCGGGAGCCGTCGAGCGCGACGCTGCGCGCACGCATCCGCAGCGCCACGTCATCACGCGCGCGATCGGCGCCGGCGAGGAGCACGCGCCCGACTCGTGGCTGCTGCCCGCCGAGCGCGGCCAGCGGCTGCTCGTGTGCTCCGATGGCCTCTCGAGCGAGCTCGACGACCACGAGATCGCCGGCCTCCTGCGCGCGACGCCCTCGCCCGCCGACGCCGCGGCGTCGCTCGTGGCGCGTGCGCTGCACGCCGGCGGGCGCGACAATGTGACGGTCGTCGTCGTCGACGTCGACGAGGTCACGGGCGACTGGGAGCTCGAGGACACCCACCGCGGCGGCCTCGACGAGGACACGCGCCCGACGGGAGGGCGACGCTGA
- a CDS encoding RDD family protein gives MIWSIDEGRDTRPEGVDEDGIPDPAYAASLGLVPAPIGRRIAATLVDAAVYALLALPLVIGASPRIVSLLTGAVSWYGFVNHPDFVLTLVFTAASVVLTLAFTIVQLVLHGRKGVTLGKALTGLRTVNVATLASPGFGRVLLRGVVLYASSIVPVVGPALFLASPLMDRTGRRRGWLDLVGRTWLVDATNGLDPYDVKRMRIARKTVSADPIAEQQVLPSLATPVQHGAPVAYQPGARVSAGVLGVARPHAPGEQQTVGIASSQAAQPSAPAPQQPTPSAPYRPGELSGMPDVPPVPSSPFATPSGVPSAPQLAQAGQPSVGVPTASPVAPQQVPQQAPVAPQQWQAPQAPVVPPTPPLAQPVPQPAPAQPPVAQPPAAQAPVAQAPVAQPPAAPAPAAPSVPDATIVPSQLHADDDDEDLGATRIVRPRALVLELDDGARIQLGGRVLIGRNPTLQPGEAGTLVPIPDDTRSVSKTHVAIDVEGGTIQVIDRHSTNGTAIVHGGKETRLVGGVPTRAEVGDTVLLGDRRAVISRG, from the coding sequence ATGATCTGGTCGATCGACGAGGGGCGCGACACGCGTCCCGAGGGCGTCGACGAGGACGGCATCCCCGACCCCGCGTACGCCGCGAGCCTCGGCCTCGTGCCGGCGCCCATCGGTCGCCGCATCGCCGCGACGCTCGTCGACGCGGCCGTGTACGCGCTGCTGGCGCTGCCGCTCGTCATCGGGGCGTCGCCGCGCATCGTGAGCCTGCTCACGGGCGCCGTCAGCTGGTACGGGTTCGTCAACCACCCCGACTTCGTGCTGACGCTCGTCTTCACGGCGGCGTCGGTCGTGCTGACGCTCGCGTTCACGATCGTGCAGCTCGTGCTGCACGGTCGCAAGGGCGTCACGCTGGGCAAGGCGCTCACGGGACTGCGCACCGTCAACGTCGCGACGCTCGCGAGCCCCGGCTTCGGGCGCGTGCTGCTGCGCGGCGTCGTGCTGTACGCCTCGTCGATCGTGCCCGTCGTGGGGCCCGCGCTCTTCCTCGCGTCGCCGCTCATGGATCGCACGGGCCGCCGCCGCGGATGGCTCGACCTCGTCGGACGCACGTGGCTCGTCGACGCGACGAACGGCCTCGACCCGTACGACGTCAAGCGCATGCGCATCGCGCGCAAGACCGTCTCCGCAGATCCCATCGCCGAGCAGCAGGTGCTGCCGTCGCTCGCGACGCCCGTGCAGCACGGCGCGCCCGTCGCGTACCAGCCGGGCGCGCGCGTGAGCGCGGGCGTGCTGGGCGTCGCGCGGCCGCACGCGCCGGGCGAGCAGCAGACCGTGGGCATCGCGTCGTCGCAGGCGGCGCAGCCGTCGGCCCCGGCGCCGCAGCAGCCGACGCCGTCGGCGCCGTACCGCCCTGGCGAGCTCAGCGGCATGCCCGACGTGCCGCCCGTGCCGTCGTCGCCGTTCGCGACGCCGTCGGGCGTGCCGAGCGCGCCGCAGCTCGCGCAGGCGGGGCAGCCGTCGGTCGGCGTGCCCACGGCGTCGCCCGTCGCGCCGCAGCAGGTGCCGCAGCAGGCGCCCGTCGCGCCGCAGCAGTGGCAGGCGCCGCAGGCGCCGGTCGTGCCGCCCACGCCGCCGCTCGCCCAGCCCGTGCCGCAGCCCGCTCCCGCGCAGCCGCCCGTCGCGCAGCCGCCGGCAGCGCAGGCTCCGGTCGCGCAGGCTCCGGTCGCGCAGCCCCCGGCAGCCCCGGCACCCGCGGCCCCCTCGGTACCCGACGCGACGATCGTGCCCAGCCAGCTCCATGCGGACGACGACGACGAGGACCTCGGCGCCACGCGCATCGTGCGCCCCCGCGCGCTCGTGCTCGAGCTCGACGACGGCGCCCGCATCCAGCTCGGCGGCCGCGTGCTCATCGGCCGCAACCCCACGCTGCAGCCCGGCGAGGCCGGCACGCTCGTGCCCATCCCCGACGACACGCGATCGGTGTCGAAGACGCACGTCGCCATCGACGTCGAGGGCGGCACGATCCAGGTGATCGACCGGCACTCGACGAACGGCACCGCGATCGTGCACGGCGGCAAGGAGACGCGCCTCGTGGGCGGCGTGCCCACGCGCGCCGAGGTCGGCGACACCGTGCTGCTCGGCGACCGGCGGGCGGTGATCTCACGTGGCTGA
- a CDS encoding transglutaminase domain-containing protein, which produces MSAPAPAPSAARTRQPLLPRAPWQAAIDCAVVLVVLTMATLAFGPVFGGVDYLIAGVGGALAGILVGVVTSLRPLRGWLVTVAGIVVAYVVVGPALAVRHATIGGVLPTLDGLRELMLGSFISWRSLLTAQPPVQGFPSLLVVPMLTMLVCGAIATVLALRLRRGAAWAMLPGVVALVVGIAFGTRIAAQPIVLGVVTACASIAWIAWRGATARRNLAEEVEVTRDDANRKAFARRRLIGGVGMVTAAAVVASVAALPIAFTNRQVLRDDVEPPIELADYPSPLVGFRGWHKNFEEATLLTVSGMPEGSRLRLATLDWYDGTVYAVAGSQESSASGSFSRVGDAIGTSQPGTPTTIQVEVGEYTGVWVPSVGYAERIDFGGDDAVALQSSLAYNGSTGNVIAEAGLGPGDTYTVDAIVPEVPELSDLAGIPTSEIDMPDPAEMPELITAWASTHATERTALDNIVAMATQMQTYGAFSHGVGDDEAPSLSGHGYRRLTDMFDAETLLGDDEQYAAAFALALDFSGVPARVVMGMYPGEEGFDEGGEAVELTGGDMHAWVEVSFQGVGWVPIDPTPPEDNTQVEPEPQPQPDPRPQVLQPPQPPEEPAELLPNTQPDQAQDDEDEQSSSVWLVVLAVAGSILLALLVLASPFIVIGLLKARRRRRRFEAATESERLAGGWHQVVDEAVDLGLPVPAGVTRREVAADVEDRYPKSRATAIGEYVDAGVFGPGEPHKGEIDAFWKDVDRSVAAMRQEASRRTRILGMVSVRSFLRRRAERRGR; this is translated from the coding sequence GTGAGCGCACCCGCACCCGCACCCTCCGCCGCCCGCACGCGCCAGCCGCTGCTGCCGCGCGCGCCGTGGCAGGCGGCGATCGACTGCGCCGTCGTGCTCGTCGTGCTCACGATGGCGACGCTCGCGTTCGGGCCCGTCTTCGGCGGCGTCGACTACCTCATCGCCGGCGTCGGCGGCGCGCTCGCCGGCATCCTCGTGGGCGTCGTCACGTCGCTGCGACCGCTGCGCGGCTGGCTCGTGACCGTCGCGGGCATCGTCGTCGCCTACGTCGTCGTCGGCCCGGCCCTCGCGGTGCGGCACGCGACGATCGGCGGCGTCCTGCCCACGCTCGACGGGCTGCGCGAGCTCATGCTCGGCTCGTTCATCTCGTGGCGGTCGCTGCTCACGGCGCAGCCGCCCGTGCAGGGATTCCCGAGCCTGCTCGTCGTGCCGATGCTCACGATGCTCGTGTGCGGCGCGATCGCGACGGTGCTGGCGCTGCGCCTGCGGCGCGGCGCCGCGTGGGCGATGCTGCCCGGCGTCGTCGCCCTCGTCGTCGGCATCGCGTTCGGCACGCGCATCGCCGCGCAGCCGATCGTGCTCGGCGTCGTCACGGCCTGCGCATCCATCGCGTGGATCGCATGGCGCGGCGCGACCGCGAGGCGCAACCTCGCCGAGGAGGTCGAGGTCACGCGCGACGACGCGAACCGCAAGGCGTTCGCGCGCCGTCGCCTCATCGGCGGCGTCGGCATGGTGACGGCGGCCGCGGTCGTCGCGAGCGTCGCCGCCCTGCCGATCGCGTTCACGAACCGCCAGGTGCTGCGCGACGACGTCGAGCCGCCCATCGAGCTCGCCGACTACCCGAGCCCCCTCGTGGGCTTCCGCGGCTGGCACAAGAACTTCGAGGAGGCGACGCTCCTCACCGTCTCGGGCATGCCGGAGGGGTCGCGGCTGCGGCTCGCGACGCTCGACTGGTACGACGGCACCGTCTACGCCGTCGCGGGCAGCCAGGAGTCGTCGGCATCGGGGTCGTTCTCGCGCGTCGGCGACGCGATCGGCACGTCGCAGCCCGGCACGCCCACGACGATCCAGGTCGAGGTCGGCGAGTACACGGGCGTGTGGGTGCCGAGCGTCGGCTACGCCGAGCGCATCGACTTCGGCGGCGACGACGCCGTCGCGCTGCAGTCGTCGCTCGCCTACAACGGCTCGACCGGCAATGTCATCGCCGAGGCGGGCCTCGGACCGGGCGACACGTACACGGTCGACGCGATCGTGCCCGAGGTGCCCGAGCTCTCCGACCTCGCCGGCATCCCCACGTCCGAGATCGACATGCCCGACCCGGCGGAGATGCCGGAGCTCATCACCGCGTGGGCGTCGACCCACGCGACGGAGCGCACGGCGCTCGACAACATCGTCGCGATGGCGACCCAGATGCAGACGTACGGCGCCTTCAGCCACGGCGTGGGCGACGACGAGGCACCCTCCCTCTCGGGCCACGGCTACCGGCGGCTGACCGACATGTTCGACGCCGAGACGCTGCTGGGCGACGACGAGCAGTACGCTGCCGCCTTCGCGCTCGCCCTCGACTTCTCGGGCGTGCCCGCGCGCGTCGTCATGGGCATGTACCCGGGCGAGGAAGGCTTCGATGAGGGCGGCGAGGCCGTCGAGCTCACGGGCGGCGACATGCACGCATGGGTCGAGGTGTCGTTCCAGGGCGTCGGATGGGTGCCGATCGACCCCACGCCGCCCGAGGACAACACGCAGGTCGAGCCCGAGCCGCAGCCGCAGCCCGATCCGCGGCCGCAGGTGCTGCAGCCGCCGCAGCCGCCCGAGGAGCCCGCCGAGCTGCTGCCGAACACGCAGCCCGACCAGGCGCAGGACGACGAGGACGAGCAGTCGTCGAGCGTGTGGCTCGTCGTGCTCGCCGTCGCGGGCAGCATCCTGCTCGCGCTGCTCGTGCTCGCATCCCCGTTCATCGTCATCGGCCTGCTGAAGGCGAGACGCAGGCGCAGGCGCTTCGAGGCCGCGACCGAGAGCGAACGCCTCGCGGGCGGCTGGCATCAGGTGGTCGACGAGGCCGTCGACCTCGGTCTGCCGGTGCCTGCCGGCGTCACGCGGCGCGAGGTCGCCGCCGACGTCGAGGATCGGTACCCGAAGTCGCGGGCGACGGCGATCGGCGAGTACGTCGACGCCGGGGTCTTCGGGCCCGGAGAGCCGCACAAGGGCGAGATCGACGCGTTCTGGAAGGATGTCGACCGCAGCGTGGCAGCCATGCGGCAGGAGGCGAGCCGACGCACGAGGATCCTCGGGATGGTGTCGGTGCGGTCGTTCCTGCGTCGCCGAGCGGAGCGGAGGGGCCGATGA
- a CDS encoding DUF58 domain-containing protein, whose protein sequence is MSQVVPPPSAPAPEAEEQQEPPRARRSLPRSPRQMLGAARAGIRSALGSEALRAVRKGVARGVRAVVPVLAPVTRFGWVALAITIVALIAGLALQWTELVVIAIAGGVLLAIAIAYVIGRTMYRIELDLAYTRVVVGERALGRIEIHSASSRPLMPATIEVPVGSAVAAFHLPRMQPRDVHEDVFAIPTSRRAVLRVGPVRSVKGDPLGLLRRQVRWTDPVELFVHPRTVQLDETTPGLIRDLEGITTRDLTNSDIAFHALRDYVAGDDRRYIHWKSSARTGQLMVRQFEQTRRSVLALGLATNPDDYGHPDEFETAISVLGSLGLQAIRDEMDVVVRTSRRALPATNGKRLLDGLSGVAWSPRHDRLVGLAAEIGREHPGASVVMLHAGRGVDLATVRRATSLLPSQARILVIQAVDGAKARVQPLGGATLAQLPSIADLPRIVRAVSEQ, encoded by the coding sequence ATGTCCCAGGTCGTGCCGCCGCCGAGCGCACCCGCGCCGGAGGCCGAGGAGCAGCAGGAGCCGCCGCGCGCACGGCGCTCGCTGCCGCGCTCGCCGCGGCAGATGCTCGGCGCGGCCCGCGCGGGCATCCGCTCGGCCCTCGGCTCGGAGGCGCTGCGCGCGGTCCGCAAGGGCGTCGCCCGAGGGGTGCGCGCCGTCGTGCCCGTGCTCGCGCCCGTCACGAGGTTCGGATGGGTGGCGCTCGCCATCACGATCGTGGCCCTGATCGCGGGGCTCGCGCTGCAGTGGACCGAGCTCGTCGTCATCGCCATCGCGGGCGGCGTGCTGCTCGCCATCGCCATCGCCTACGTCATCGGTCGCACGATGTACCGCATCGAGCTCGACCTCGCCTACACGCGCGTCGTCGTCGGAGAGCGCGCGCTCGGCCGCATCGAGATCCACTCCGCCTCCTCGCGCCCGCTCATGCCCGCGACGATCGAGGTGCCGGTCGGCTCGGCCGTCGCCGCCTTCCACCTGCCGCGCATGCAGCCGCGCGACGTGCACGAGGACGTGTTCGCCATCCCCACCTCGCGTCGCGCCGTGCTGCGCGTCGGCCCCGTGCGATCGGTCAAGGGCGACCCGCTGGGCCTGCTGCGTCGCCAGGTGCGCTGGACCGACCCCGTCGAGCTCTTCGTGCACCCGCGCACCGTGCAGCTCGACGAGACGACGCCCGGCCTCATCCGCGACCTCGAGGGCATCACGACCCGCGACCTCACGAACTCCGACATCGCGTTCCACGCGCTGCGCGACTACGTCGCAGGCGACGACCGCCGCTACATCCACTGGAAGTCGTCGGCGCGCACCGGTCAGCTCATGGTGCGCCAGTTCGAGCAGACGCGCCGCTCGGTGCTCGCGCTCGGCCTCGCGACCAACCCCGACGACTACGGACACCCCGACGAGTTCGAGACGGCGATCTCGGTGCTCGGCTCGCTCGGCCTGCAGGCGATCCGCGACGAGATGGACGTCGTCGTGCGCACGTCGCGGCGCGCGCTGCCGGCCACGAACGGCAAGCGCCTGCTCGACGGCCTCTCGGGCGTCGCGTGGAGCCCCCGGCACGACCGGCTCGTCGGGCTCGCCGCCGAGATCGGCCGCGAGCACCCCGGTGCCTCCGTCGTCATGCTGCACGCGGGCCGCGGCGTCGACCTCGCGACCGTGCGCCGTGCGACGTCGCTGCTGCCATCGCAGGCGCGCATCCTCGTCATCCAGGCCGTCGACGGCGCGAAGGCGCGCGTGCAGCCGCTCGGCGGCGCCACGCTCGCGCAGCTGCCGTCGATCGCCGACCTGCCGCGCATCGTGAGGGCGGTGAGCGAGCAGTGA
- a CDS encoding AAA family ATPase, with protein MTMTREQAAWFQETFQRLVDNVGAVVLGKEDVIALAFTAMLSEGHLLLEDAPGTGKTQLAKSMAATVAGSNARIQFTPDLLPSDVTGVTVYDQKTQAFEFHKGPIFAQIVLADEINRASPKTQSALLEVMEEGRVTVDGEPHPVGRPFMVIATQNPVEQAGTYRLPEAQLDRFIMKTSIGYPGRAQTVQILAGASQRNASSLVQPIVTTTVVADMIDLAATAHVDAAVLDYVAALTEHTRDSTDTRLGVSVRGAMALTRAAKAWAASRGRNYVLPDDVKSLAQPVLAHRIVLDPESEFSGVTGERVVERAIADVPAPQERALV; from the coding sequence ATGACGATGACCCGCGAGCAGGCGGCATGGTTCCAGGAGACGTTCCAGCGTCTCGTCGACAACGTGGGCGCCGTCGTGCTCGGCAAGGAGGACGTCATCGCCCTCGCGTTCACGGCGATGCTCTCCGAGGGCCACCTGCTGCTCGAGGATGCGCCCGGCACGGGCAAGACGCAGCTCGCGAAGTCGATGGCCGCGACGGTCGCGGGCTCGAACGCCCGCATCCAGTTCACCCCCGACCTGCTGCCCTCCGACGTCACGGGCGTCACGGTCTACGACCAGAAGACGCAGGCCTTCGAGTTCCACAAGGGCCCGATCTTCGCCCAGATCGTGCTCGCCGACGAGATCAACCGCGCGAGCCCGAAGACGCAGTCGGCGCTGCTGGAGGTCATGGAGGAGGGCCGCGTCACCGTCGACGGCGAGCCGCACCCGGTCGGCCGACCGTTCATGGTCATCGCGACGCAGAACCCCGTCGAGCAGGCAGGCACCTATCGTCTGCCCGAGGCGCAGCTCGACCGCTTCATCATGAAGACGTCGATCGGCTACCCCGGCCGTGCGCAGACGGTGCAGATCCTCGCGGGCGCCTCGCAGCGCAACGCGTCGTCGCTCGTGCAGCCCATCGTCACGACGACAGTCGTCGCCGACATGATCGACCTCGCCGCCACCGCGCACGTCGACGCCGCGGTGCTCGACTACGTGGCGGCGCTCACCGAGCACACGCGCGACTCCACCGACACGCGCCTGGGCGTCTCGGTGCGCGGCGCCATGGCGCTCACGCGCGCCGCGAAGGCGTGGGCGGCGAGCCGCGGTCGCAACTACGTGCTGCCCGACGACGTGAAGTCGCTCGCGCAGCCCGTGCTCGCCCACCGCATCGTGCTCGACCCCGAGTCCGAGTTCTCGGGCGTGACGGGCGAGCGAGTCGTCGAGCGCGCCATCGCCGACGTGCCGGCGCCGCAGGAGCGGGCGCTCGTCTGA